In a single window of the Serratia quinivorans genome:
- a CDS encoding secreted effector protein PipB2 translates to MTTLSAAELQQKIKNGEMINACNLDGLELQGCNLSGGIFQDVSLLGANLQAANLHETVFNECLLNGGTLSGARMQQSVFNDCEMTAISACDTLMAQCIFNHCELGNGDFSRSRFDACQFMRSRYPAAPSTSPRWNVLLSSRARWMRRNWSSASAC, encoded by the coding sequence ATGACGACGCTGAGCGCGGCAGAGCTACAGCAGAAAATAAAAAATGGCGAGATGATTAACGCCTGCAACCTCGATGGTCTCGAGCTGCAAGGATGCAACCTGTCCGGCGGAATTTTTCAGGATGTCTCACTGCTGGGGGCGAACCTGCAGGCGGCCAATTTACATGAAACGGTGTTTAATGAGTGTCTGTTGAATGGGGGGACGCTGAGCGGCGCCCGCATGCAACAGAGCGTGTTTAACGATTGTGAAATGACGGCAATCAGCGCCTGCGACACGCTAATGGCGCAGTGCATCTTTAATCATTGCGAGCTTGGCAACGGCGATTTCTCCCGCAGCAGGTTCGACGCTTGCCAATTCATGCGCAGCCGCTATCCGGCAGCACCTTCAACCAGTCCACGCTGGAACGTACTACTTTCTTCGAGAGCTCGCTGGATGAGGCGCAACTGGAGCAGTGCCAGTGCCTGCTGA